CCAGCCAGCCACCATGTGGCCGACGCCCTGGTCCTGGGAGCCGACAGCAACGTCATTGCCATACACCGCCTGAGAACCGGCGACGGTGTCCCGTTTATTTACGAAGAAAGCTATCTTCCTTTCCGCATGTTCAAGGATATCTTGGAAATGGACCTGACCGGTTCCATGTACAGGCTGATTACCGAACACTTCAATGTTGTACTGGCGCGCTGTGAACAAACCATCCAGGCCGTTAACTTAAGTGGGAAAACAGCAAAATATCTTCATCTTCCGGAAAATTCAGCCGGAATTTTTATGGAAAGCGTCACATTCGACGCCAATAACGTCCCCGTTGAAGTTCTGTGTTCCTACTACCGGGGAGACAAATATATATTCGAGGTTGAGCTGGGCCGGTATCATATCAGGGAAAACCCTATAAACCATTTTTCAAACGATTAATTTTTCGGCTTTGTTGTCTATACATCTATAAACATGAACAGATTACCGCACATTACAGGAGGATAAAATGGAAGAAAAAAATTTATTTGAGAAACTGGTCGCATTAAGCCCGGGCATGGAAATCTGGTGGGATTCGTCGCCGGTTATTTTCAATAACTGGTGTAAAAAATTGCTCTCCAAAGCAAGCCCCCAGGACGCCCCCATCACGAAGCGGCAGGTTGCACGGATGTATAACGAAAAAAATCCCGAATCACAACTCTTTCGGGGCGTAACCACCAACCCCCCCTTATCGCTCCAGGCCATTCAGGACGATGAACCCTACTGGGAAAAGGTGGCCAAGGAGTTGATTCAAAAAAACAAGGGGATAGATAAGGAGGGCCTTTTTTGGCAACTATATCAGGCTGTAGTCAAGCGCGGCTCCGACATGTACTTACCCCTTTTTGAAAAGACCGGCTACAAGGAAGGCTTTCTCTCAGGACAGGTCGATCCGCGCAGCGCATTTGACAAGGAGGCCATGTTGCAGCAGGCCCTTTCAATAGCCAAATTAAATCCGAACGTCATGATAAAGGTCCCCGGTACGAAAGAAGGGTATGAGGTGATTGAAATCCTGACCTCCAAAGGGATCGCAACCAACAATACCCTGACCTTTATTTTGCCCCAGCTGGTGGACTGTGCCAAAACGGTAAAAAGAGGCTTGGAAACCGCCCGGAAAAACAACGTCGATTTGTCCCGCTGGCGGTCGGTTATTACGCATATGGAATCGAGATATGGTGATTTAGGCGGCTTGAGGGATTTCGGCAAGGAAAAAGGGATAGACCTTTCCGAAGCGGATGTCCGCTGGGCGGAACTGGCTATATTCAAAAAGGCCTACAAATATTTAAAGGATAATAACCTGCCGAGCAAAATGCTTTCCTGCTCGCTCAGATTGGGACCGACTGTCAACGGTGCAACCAAGATCTGGCACCTTGAGGAAAAAACCGGTGCCGACATCGTTGTGACCTGCCCGCCGTCTTATATCGACCAGGTCATGAATTTTCCCGAACAAAAGGATATTGTTTTTAAATCCGATCGGATTTTAAAAGAAATCCCCTCCGATCTCATGGAAAAACTGCTGAAAATCCCCTATTTTGAACGTGCTTATTTTGAAGACGGCTATTCCCGGGATGAATACAATACGCACCCCGCTCTTATGAGAACTGCAGAGCAGTTTTCAAAGGCAACCAACGAAATGGTGGAATTCGCAGGCAAGTGCCTGGCGGATTCCTGATTTGCCGAAACCAGACAGGAGGATGTTATGATTATCGGTGTCCTTAAAGAAATCAAAACCAAAGAAAACCGCGTCGCCATGACCCCCGCCGGCGTGGAGCAGGTTGTTTTTAATGGGCATTCGGTCTTAATTGAAACCGCCGCAGGTGAAGGTTCCGGTTTTTCGGATGAAAGCTATACCCGCGCCGGCGCCGAGATTGTCGTTTCACCCAAAGAGATCTATCAACGCAGTGAAATGGTCATGAAGGTGAAAGAACCCCTTCCCGGTGAATATACCCTGATCCGCAGCGGTCAGATTGTCTTCACCTATTTTCATTTTGCCGCTGCAGTGGAGCTTACCCGGGCGATGATCGATTCCGGTTGTGTTGCCATCGCCTATGAGACCGTGGCACGCAATAATGGATCGCTGCCGCTGCTGACCCCGATGAGTGAGGTCGCCGGGAAAATGGCGATCCAGGAAGGCGCCAAGTACCTCGAAAAGACATTCGGCGGCAAAGGCAAGCTGCTTGGCGGCGTGCCGGGAGTCGATCCCGGCACGGTGGTCGTTATCGGCGGCGGCGTCGTCGGAATTAATGCCGCAAAAATGGCCTGCGGATTGGGTGCCAAAGTTTATCTCTTTGACACCAACCAGGAACGATTGAGCTATCTGAGTGATGTCATGCCTGCAAATTGTTTCACGCTGATGTCGAGCCCGGCGGCCATTCGTAAACGGCTGGCAGAGGCCGACCTGGTCATCGGCGCCGTTCTGCTCCCGGGGGCCAAGGCCCCCAAGGTGATTACACGCGACATGCTCCAAATTATGAGAAAAGGTTCCGTCATCGTGGATGTGGCCATCGATCAGGGCGGGTGTATTGAAACCTCCCGGCCCACCACCCATGATGACAGCATCTATGAAGTCGACGGCATCATCCATTACTGCGTCACCAACATGCCCGGCGCCGTCCCGATGACTTCCACCCAGGCCCTGACCAACGCAACCCTGCCCTACGCTCTTGCAATTGCCGGCAAGGGTTTCAAACAGGCGGCCAAAGACAACCCGGAGATCGCCAGAGGGATTAACATCCTTGCAGGCAAAGTGACGTATAAAGGTGTTGCCGAAGCCTTTGATTTGGAATATACACCCCTGGATTCACTTTTATCATGACCGGTTTAGGGTAAAATCAAAAAAGTTCCGCTATCGTTAAGCAAAGGAGAGATGAAACATGAAAGCATTGAAAGAATGGTTTGTACCGTGGGTTTTGACGGCTAGAGAATATAACACCAGCATCCTGGACAAAGCCTGGGCAACTCCGGATCACGGCCGGCTGATGCTGAATGAAAACCCGATCCCGCCGTCCGACAAGGTGGTAAAGGCCGTTGCCGAAGCGGTCAAAAAGGGCAACCGCTATCCGGACAGCATGAAAAAACTCAGAACCAAAATCGGCAGCATGTACGGCCTGAAACCTGAAAACGTCAGACTTTGTAACGGCAGCTCGGAGATTATCGACAGCATGATGCGGATTTTCCTTCAGCCG
This region of Desulfobacterales bacterium genomic DNA includes:
- a CDS encoding GntR family transcriptional regulator gives rise to the protein MKIVDPANPIPKYLQISAWLKELILTGRYQKGEKLPSEIRLAEMCAVNRNTLRQALSQLTAEGLLTKEKGRGTFLSSSPPPHLKHKLKQISSFRDDLANIGIREKTLLLKKSITPASHHVADALVLGADSNVIAIHRLRTGDGVPFIYEESYLPFRMFKDILEMDLTGSMYRLITEHFNVVLARCEQTIQAVNLSGKTAKYLHLPENSAGIFMESVTFDANNVPVEVLCSYYRGDKYIFEVELGRYHIRENPINHFSND
- a CDS encoding transaldolase family protein yields the protein MEEKNLFEKLVALSPGMEIWWDSSPVIFNNWCKKLLSKASPQDAPITKRQVARMYNEKNPESQLFRGVTTNPPLSLQAIQDDEPYWEKVAKELIQKNKGIDKEGLFWQLYQAVVKRGSDMYLPLFEKTGYKEGFLSGQVDPRSAFDKEAMLQQALSIAKLNPNVMIKVPGTKEGYEVIEILTSKGIATNNTLTFILPQLVDCAKTVKRGLETARKNNVDLSRWRSVITHMESRYGDLGGLRDFGKEKGIDLSEADVRWAELAIFKKAYKYLKDNNLPSKMLSCSLRLGPTVNGATKIWHLEEKTGADIVVTCPPSYIDQVMNFPEQKDIVFKSDRILKEIPSDLMEKLLKIPYFERAYFEDGYSRDEYNTHPALMRTAEQFSKATNEMVEFAGKCLADS
- the ald gene encoding alanine dehydrogenase, coding for MIIGVLKEIKTKENRVAMTPAGVEQVVFNGHSVLIETAAGEGSGFSDESYTRAGAEIVVSPKEIYQRSEMVMKVKEPLPGEYTLIRSGQIVFTYFHFAAAVELTRAMIDSGCVAIAYETVARNNGSLPLLTPMSEVAGKMAIQEGAKYLEKTFGGKGKLLGGVPGVDPGTVVVIGGGVVGINAAKMACGLGAKVYLFDTNQERLSYLSDVMPANCFTLMSSPAAIRKRLAEADLVIGAVLLPGAKAPKVITRDMLQIMRKGSVIVDVAIDQGGCIETSRPTTHDDSIYEVDGIIHYCVTNMPGAVPMTSTQALTNATLPYALAIAGKGFKQAAKDNPEIARGINILAGKVTYKGVAEAFDLEYTPLDSLLS